In the Geitlerinema sp. PCC 9228 genome, one interval contains:
- the acsF gene encoding magnesium-protoporphyrin IX monomethyl ester (oxidative) cyclase produces the protein MTQTAEKSFEEMKPGVKAPAKETLLTPRFYTTDFDKMAKMNLSPNEEELRAILEEFRADYNRHHFVRDEEFDQAWEEKVDPETKRLFVEFLERSCTAEFSGFLLYKELGRRLREKNPILAECFTLMSRDEARHAGFLNKSMSDFNLALDLGFLTKQRKYTFFQPKFIFYATYLSEKIGYWRYITIYRHLEKHPENRFYPLFRLFGGWCQDENRHGDFFDALMRSQPQVLRGPQARLWCRFFLVAVFGTMYLNDQQRAGFYEALGLDAKEYNKYVIRRTNDTAGRVFPEILNVDHPAFYGSLDVCVENNAKLAEIEKSNAPKFSKFLRKLPLYASNGWQFLRLYFMQPINADARLGTVR, from the coding sequence ATGACACAGACCGCCGAAAAATCTTTTGAAGAAATGAAACCGGGCGTGAAAGCCCCGGCAAAAGAAACCCTACTAACCCCGCGCTTTTACACCACCGACTTCGATAAAATGGCGAAAATGAACCTCTCTCCCAACGAGGAGGAACTGCGCGCCATTCTCGAAGAGTTTCGTGCCGACTACAACCGCCACCATTTCGTTCGCGACGAAGAGTTCGACCAAGCCTGGGAAGAAAAAGTCGATCCAGAAACCAAGCGTTTGTTCGTGGAATTCCTCGAACGTTCCTGCACTGCCGAATTTTCCGGCTTCCTGCTGTACAAAGAACTAGGCAGGCGTCTGCGGGAGAAAAATCCCATCCTCGCCGAATGCTTTACCCTCATGTCGCGGGATGAAGCGCGCCATGCCGGATTCCTGAACAAATCCATGTCCGACTTTAACCTGGCTTTGGATTTGGGCTTCTTGACCAAACAGCGGAAATACACCTTCTTCCAACCCAAATTTATTTTCTACGCCACCTACCTGTCAGAAAAAATCGGCTACTGGCGCTATATCACCATCTATCGCCACCTGGAAAAACATCCAGAAAACCGTTTTTATCCCCTATTCCGGTTGTTTGGCGGCTGGTGTCAAGATGAAAACCGCCACGGCGACTTTTTCGATGCCCTGATGCGTTCCCAACCGCAGGTGTTGCGTGGTCCACAGGCGCGTTTGTGGTGCCGCTTTTTCTTGGTAGCGGTGTTTGGCACCATGTATCTAAACGACCAGCAAAGAGCTGGTTTCTACGAGGCACTGGGTCTCGACGCCAAAGAATACAATAAGTATGTCATTCGTCGGACCAACGATACCGCCGGTCGCGTATTTCCCGAAATTCTCAACGTTGACCATCCGGCTTTCTATGGCAGTTTGGATGTTTGCGTAGAAAACAATGCCAAACTAGCGGAAATCGAGAAATCCAATGCTCCCAAATTCTCGAAATTCCTCCGGAAACTGCCATTATACGCCTCCAATGGCTGGCAATTTTTGCGGTTATACTTCATGCAACCGATTAATGCAGATGCCAGACTGGGAACAGTCCGTTAA
- a CDS encoding glycosyltransferase family 2 protein, protein MTKLIIQIPCYNEEQTLGLTLETLPRQVPGIDTVEWLIIDDGSSDRTVEVAKEHNVDHIVQLPYNQGLARGFMAGVDAALKAGADIIVNTDADNQYRGEDIPKLIEPILRGKADMVVGARPISDIQEFSPIKKILQKLGSWAVRLASNTTVPDAPSGFRAFSREAAIRLNVFNQYTYTLETIIQAGQNGIAVTSVPVGTNPMLRPSRLVKSIFSYVQRSLFTILRIFMLYKPLRFFLFFGSIPFSMGFALGVRWLVYFLMGTERTRIPSLILATILILIGVQFWIFGLVADLLAANRKLMEDIRLRQRRQEIEDAYRQQNQSGSPPA, encoded by the coding sequence ATGACCAAACTCATTATCCAAATTCCCTGTTACAACGAAGAACAAACCCTAGGTTTAACCCTAGAAACGCTACCGCGCCAGGTACCAGGCATCGATACCGTGGAATGGTTGATTATAGACGATGGTAGCAGCGATCGCACGGTGGAAGTTGCTAAAGAGCATAACGTAGACCACATCGTCCAGCTTCCCTACAACCAAGGCTTAGCCAGAGGCTTCATGGCAGGCGTGGATGCCGCCTTAAAAGCTGGTGCCGATATTATCGTCAACACCGATGCCGATAACCAATACCGTGGCGAAGACATTCCCAAACTCATCGAACCCATCCTGCGGGGAAAAGCCGATATGGTGGTTGGCGCGCGACCCATTAGCGATATCCAGGAATTTTCCCCCATTAAAAAAATACTGCAAAAATTGGGCAGTTGGGCCGTTCGTTTGGCCAGCAATACCACCGTTCCCGATGCGCCAAGCGGTTTTCGTGCCTTTAGCCGCGAAGCCGCCATCCGCTTGAACGTATTCAACCAATATACCTATACCTTAGAAACCATCATCCAAGCCGGTCAAAATGGCATCGCCGTTACCTCGGTTCCTGTAGGTACCAACCCCATGTTACGTCCGTCGCGGTTGGTCAAAAGTATTTTTTCTTACGTACAGCGATCGCTTTTCACCATTTTACGCATCTTCATGCTCTACAAACCCCTACGGTTTTTTCTGTTCTTCGGCAGCATTCCGTTTAGCATGGGGTTTGCCTTGGGGGTGCGGTGGTTGGTGTATTTCCTAATGGGAACCGAACGCACCCGCATTCCCAGCTTAATTCTAGCCACCATTTTAATCCTCATCGGCGTGCAGTTTTGGATTTTTGGTTTAGTAGCCGATTTGCTGGCTGCCAACCGCAAACTAATGGAAGATATCCGCCTGCGCCAGCGACGTCAGGAAATCGAAGATGCCTATCGCCAGCAAAACCAGAGCGGTTCGCCACCAGCCTAA
- a CDS encoding sulfotransferase, which translates to MEETIRIGISYKISWKNPVPMRVQNFYYSLKHKAISYLGTEKSNGKVFCIGYNKTGTTSLGRALEMLGYNNSSFNKNIFEDYKNGKILNVLKYTAKFDSCDDLPWLKEDMIPILDQVFPGSKFIYLKRNEESWLKSYQNWRLQSFNEHIDPERALEDFRKHKDFVFQYFSNRPAEDFLAVDIGDPEGFQKVAHFLNKTTERKRFPRFNRGKYQE; encoded by the coding sequence ATGGAAGAAACTATACGCATAGGTATTTCTTATAAAATCTCTTGGAAAAACCCAGTTCCTATGAGAGTTCAAAACTTTTATTATTCTTTAAAACATAAAGCCATATCTTATTTAGGAACGGAGAAATCAAACGGCAAGGTATTCTGTATTGGGTATAATAAAACGGGAACAACAAGCTTGGGAAGAGCTTTAGAAATGTTGGGATACAACAATAGTAGTTTTAACAAAAATATATTTGAAGACTACAAAAATGGAAAAATTCTAAACGTTTTAAAGTATACAGCCAAATTTGACTCCTGTGACGATCTACCTTGGCTGAAGGAAGATATGATTCCTATATTAGACCAAGTGTTTCCAGGGAGTAAATTCATCTACCTCAAAAGAAACGAAGAATCCTGGTTGAAATCCTACCAGAATTGGAGGCTACAAAGTTTCAACGAGCATATAGATCCAGAAAGAGCTTTAGAGGATTTTAGAAAACATAAAGATTTTGTTTTTCAGTATTTTAGCAACCGACCGGCTGAAGATTTTTTAGCTGTTGATATTGGGGATCCGGAAGGGTTTCAGAAAGTAGCACATTTTCTAAACAAAACAACTGAACGCAAAAGATTTCCACGTTTTAATAGAGGCAAATACCAAGAGTAA
- a CDS encoding prepilin-type N-terminal cleavage/methylation domain-containing protein translates to MRFLPSKLSTSSGFSLVEALVAVVLIGIFAAIAIPSWQNLLIQQRVSRAQAQAYQAFRRAKFNAKREKRDWLVSFRENNSRVEYAVHRSSADPLWQALTADAEFLEIDTDNTTLSTSKSTCNNFYCVKFTHKGTIGGRLGRITLGHKNKSQPKQCIFISSLLGTLRRDEAEGCIEP, encoded by the coding sequence ATGCGTTTTTTGCCATCAAAGCTATCTACTTCTTCTGGTTTTTCCCTTGTGGAAGCATTGGTTGCCGTTGTTCTCATTGGCATATTTGCCGCGATCGCAATTCCTAGCTGGCAGAATCTACTAATCCAACAACGGGTTAGTAGAGCCCAAGCTCAAGCCTATCAGGCCTTTCGGCGTGCCAAGTTTAACGCTAAACGAGAAAAACGCGATTGGCTCGTTAGCTTTCGAGAAAATAATAGTCGGGTAGAATATGCAGTTCATCGTTCTAGTGCCGATCCCCTATGGCAAGCGCTAACTGCCGATGCAGAATTTTTAGAAATTGACACTGATAATACAACGCTTTCAACTAGTAAGAGTACTTGTAATAATTTTTATTGTGTAAAGTTTACCCATAAAGGAACAATTGGAGGACGGTTGGGTCGTATTACCCTGGGACATAAAAATAAAAGCCAACCAAAACAATGTATTTTTATTTCCAGTCTCCTCGGTACCCTTCGTAGAGACGAAGCAGAAGGTTGTATCGAACCCTAA
- a CDS encoding type II secretion system protein gives MAGFTMVEVLVAVVIIGILAAIAVPSWMRLMSNQRVSRAQEEAYQAFREARFNAQREKRSWEVEFRTNSGQVEYSVHNSDATASWRELTNDAEKIAIDDSRTNLSSNNIEFQHDGIVSDDIDEENLPRITFKPKEQSSPVYCVFITTKLGALHRDKGDSSCSPSP, from the coding sequence TTGGCGGGTTTTACAATGGTAGAAGTTCTCGTTGCCGTTGTTATCATTGGTATTCTTGCCGCGATCGCAGTACCTAGTTGGATGCGACTGATGAGTAACCAGCGTGTCAGTAGAGCGCAGGAAGAAGCTTATCAAGCTTTTCGGGAAGCACGCTTCAACGCTCAGCGAGAAAAACGCAGTTGGGAAGTTGAATTTCGGACCAACAGCGGTCAAGTGGAATATTCCGTACATAACTCTGATGCTACTGCCTCTTGGCGAGAGCTAACCAACGATGCCGAAAAAATAGCGATCGATGATAGCAGAACTAATCTATCGAGCAATAATATAGAATTTCAACACGATGGTATCGTATCGGACGATATTGATGAAGAGAATCTACCTCGCATTACTTTTAAACCCAAGGAACAGTCGTCTCCAGTATACTGTGTTTTTATAACCACGAAATTGGGGGCTCTTCATAGGGATAAGGGAGATAGTAGCTGCTCTCCCTCTCCCTAG
- a CDS encoding type II secretion system protein yields MLGKTFPRSKKRLHSIRRAFHTNNEGLTLLESLVAIIVLTIAISTVTPPIFLAVATRVQNRKAEQAMQLAQKYTDRIRGIVEQGEYSNAQLPKQADEDQPVNVPAPSDGFFRQDGNDVLDSNSDGGCNGFSSFDPSSMPAVNEAMKVDVNGDCEPDFFVQIFRSNLEQQDANELVTAFPMGVRVYSMAAEENLNNNNLAQIHTDNYLNKNNSQEASLTPTQGFGDQTEKPLAVIYTNVVYSEAQSGESLNWYRDLLN; encoded by the coding sequence ATGCTCGGAAAAACATTCCCCCGTTCAAAAAAACGTCTGCATTCTATAAGGAGGGCTTTTCATACCAATAATGAGGGGCTTACTCTCCTAGAATCCCTCGTAGCTATTATCGTTTTGACAATTGCGATTTCCACAGTAACGCCACCTATCTTTCTAGCGGTTGCCACCAGGGTGCAAAACCGAAAAGCCGAGCAAGCTATGCAACTCGCTCAAAAATATACAGACAGGATTCGCGGGATTGTTGAGCAAGGGGAGTATAGTAACGCTCAACTACCAAAGCAAGCCGACGAAGATCAACCAGTAAATGTTCCTGCGCCTTCTGATGGGTTCTTCAGGCAGGATGGTAATGACGTACTAGACTCCAACTCAGATGGTGGTTGTAATGGGTTTTCTAGCTTCGATCCCAGTTCGATGCCTGCTGTTAATGAAGCTATGAAAGTAGATGTAAACGGCGATTGTGAACCCGATTTCTTCGTTCAAATTTTCCGCTCTAATCTGGAACAACAAGACGCCAATGAGCTGGTTACGGCATTTCCTATGGGAGTAAGAGTTTATTCGATGGCAGCTGAAGAAAACCTTAACAACAACAATCTGGCACAGATACATACAGATAATTATTTAAACAAAAACAATTCGCAGGAAGCATCTTTAACCCCTACTCAAGGATTTGGCGATCAAACCGAAAAACCGCTAGCTGTTATATATACAAATGTTGTTTACAGCGAAGCTCAAAGCGGCGAGTCTTTGAACTGGTACCGAGATTTACTGAATTAA